ACAGCATTCCATCCAGAGCTTACAGGCGATACAACGATCCACGAGTACTTCATAAAGGAGGTATTAAATTGTGCGGAATAGCCGGAGTCGTATTTAAAGACAAAAAACTTCACCCAGTAGGAGAGATCATGACCAGAATGCTTGATGCCCTACAACACAGAGGCCCAGATTCTGCAGGTTTTTCCATATATGGAGGCCTTGGCCTAGCAGAAAACGAATATCTGCTAAATATTGAGGTAAAAGAAAAACCTGGTCTTCTAGATCAAGTTAAAGAAGCAGTAAACACAGTTACACAGATCGAAACAGAAGAAATAATTCCATCCGTGGAAAACTACAACATTTACAGATGTAAAATAGCCCTTAATTCATTTGAGGAACTTAAACCACTCATCATGGACGTGGATAAGTTAGAAGATGTAATTGTACTTAATGGAAGTCATTCATTTGAAATGATAAAGGATGTAGGATCTGTAAAAGAAATTGCAGATAGATATGATACTTATTCAAAAATGGGAACCCATGCAATAGGCCATACAAGGTTTTCCACTGAAAGTATAGTTGACCGTTATCATGCACACCCATTTCAGAGTTATATTACAGCAGATATAACTGTGGTTCACAACGGTCAAATTACCAATTACTGGAAAATAAGGGATCCTTTAGAAAGGAAAGGACATATATTCGAGACAAATAACGATACAGAATGTATTGTGCATTACATAGCTGATAAATTACACGAAGGCTACAAACTTGAGGAAGCCTTAGAACAGTCAGTAAAAGATATGGATGGCCCATTCTCATACATCGTTGGAACACCAAATGGTGTTGGAATAGCCAAAGATCAATTAGGACTCAGACCTGGTGTTCTTGCTGAAAATGATGAAGTGTTCGCCATAGCCTCTGAAGAGGTTTCTCTTCGTGCAGTAATGGATACACACGATATAGACCAAATATCACCAGGGGAAACAAGGGCATACACAATTTAACAGGTTTAGGTGATTTCATGAGTGAAATAGTAATTGATGCTAATTCAAAAGAACCAAGGGAAATAAATCGTGCCATTAAAAAAGCTGCCAAAGAATACGATAAAATCATTATCAAAAATCCAAATGCTATGCATTATATGCTTGCAGGGCTTACAGATCCAGTGGAAGTTGTAATTGAAGGTTCCGCAGGTTACTTTGCAGGTACCATGATAGACGGCGCTAAAGTACACATAACTGAAAATGCAGGATGGTTCCCAGCAGATAATATGACTGGTGGAGAAGTCATAATAGATGGAGCAGCTGGAGACGGCGTTGGACAGGGCATATACGACGGTACGGTTGTTGTACGAAGGAATGTAGGTTCCAGAACTGGAGAAATAATGAAGAATGGTACCATAATAGTTGGTGGAAATTCTGGATTTATGAGCGGGCTTTTCATGATGGGAGGACGTATAATCGTGCTTGGAAATATTTCAGATGACGCTGGTGAATCCATAATAAGAGGAACCATCTACGTTCTTGGAGATATAAAAAGCCTTGGTAAAAATGCCAAAATTGAAGAAATTGACGATGAAGATAAAAAAGAACTTAAAGAACTCTTACCTGCTTACGGATTTGAACTAGAAGAAGGAAAATACGATGAGTTCAGAAAAATAGTTCCACGAAGTAAACGACCTTTCTACGGTAAAGATACAGAGGAAGGATAAGGGGGCGATACTATTACACAAGAACAAAAAGTCGCAATGGTTGGGACACCATGCCAAATGGTCGCAGCAACTAAAATGGACAAACTCCTTAATGAAGAATTCCCAGTAGATATTAAAATTGGACTTTTCTGTATGGAGAATTTCTCTTATTCATACATGAAAGAAATGCTTAAAGAATACGATGCAGATATGAAGGATGTTTTAGAATGCAGAGTTGAAAAAGGACATGTATGGTTCTTTTTAACAGAAGACAGGACTGTGAAAATTCCTTTAAGCAAAGCAAAAAAATGCGTCCGTAAAAACTGTACAGTATGTATGGACTTCACATCAGAACTTTCAGATGTATCAGTAGGTTCTGTAGGCTCTCCTGAAGGATGGTCCACAGTTATAATAAGGACTGAAAAAGGATTAAAACTCATAGAAGCTGCAGAAAAAGACAATTATATACAAACAAAACCAATTGCAGATTCTGGACTTAAAATAATGGAAAAACTTGCAAAAGAGAAAAAAAGTAAAAGCAAGGAAGAAATTAAAAAAAGGGAAAGAGTTGGAAGACCTGTATTATACAGAAGGGAAATATTTGGAAATGAATATGAAAATGAGGTTTCAAACTGCACTTTCCATGATTTAAAAGGAGATGTAGTAGATATAGGTGCATGTGTCCTCTGCGGAGCATGTGTTTACGCATGTCCTGAAGAAGCCGTTGCAATAAAAGACAGGAAACCTGAACTTGTAGGTAAATGTGTTGAAGGATGTAACGCATGTTATGTTGCATGTCCTAGGACATATATTCCAGATGAAATATTAAGCAAAGAATCCGATAACAAGCCATTTGGAGATTACATCAAAATAGTATCTGTAAAAGCCCCTATGGTAAAAGGTCAAGACGGAGGAGTTGCAACAGCTCTCTTAACCTATGTATTATCCAGCAATATAGTTGATAATGCCATAATTGTTGATAAAAGCAGTATTGAACCATGGAAACCTGAAGCTAAGATTACAGATAATATTGCAGAAGTTCTTAAAGCTTCAGGAACTAAATACTCAGCCTGCCCAATTTTTAAACCACTTAAAGAATCTAAAGAGGGGGGAAGTTAAATGCCATTCAAGGTAGAAAAAAACAAAGAACTTTGCAGAAGAAACTTCGACCGACCTGGTTGCTGCTGGTACATGTGCGACAACAGAAATGAAGAACTCTGCAAAAACTGTTATTCCTGTTTTAATAACTGTCCTCATGGAGTTTATGAGATAATTGATGATGAATCTTATCCTATACATCATGAAAACTGTGTTGGATGCAGAATCTGTGAAGAAATGTGTCCAAATAATGCAATTGAAGTAATTGCAGTCCCAGAAGATAGGAGAAATGTCTGGTCATTTGCAGACCTTGTAGAAATTAACAGGAAATCAACGGAAGGTTCATACAAGGTAAGAGGTTGTGGAGCAACACGTGTTATTCCAACCTTCGATGACCTTGTAATTGTACCCGCTCAAGTTTCAAGACCTCCTATTGACAAGTACAGGGAACCATGTAACACAAAAGTAACTCTAGGATCCAGATATGCAGAAAACCCAATTGAAATTGACACTCCAATAATGATTGCTGCAATGTCATTCGGTGCATTAAGTAAAGAAGCAAAAATAGCACTTGCAATGGGTGCAACACTTGCCGGTACTGCAACAAACACCGGTGAAGGCGGAATGCTTCCAGAAGAAAGGAAATACGCATCAAAACTCATAGCACAATACGCATCAGGAAGATTTGGTGTGTCTGCAGATTACCTGAACAATTCAGAAGCAGTGGAAATCAAAATAGGCCAAGGTGCAAAATCAGGTATGGGTGGACACCTTTTAGGTGAAAAAGTAACAGCAGACGTTTCAATGATAAGGAAAATCCCAGTGGGAACTGACGCTTTAAGCCCAGCAAGGCACATGGATATTGTAGGTCCTGAAGATCTGAGCATGAAAATAGACCAGTTAAGGGAAATAACAGACTGGAAAGTGCCTATAATCGTTAAATTCACTTCAGGTAGAGTCAGCGACGACGTTAAAATTGCAGCAAAAGCAGGTGCGGATATAATTGTTGTAGACGGTATGCAGGGAGGAACTGGTGCAGGACCAGAAGTAGTCACAGAGCATTCAGGTGTTCCAACCATAGCAGCAATTGTAGAAGCAGACGAAGCCTTAAAACACGTAAATCTGCGTAAAGAAGTGAGCCTTGTAGCTGGCGGAGGTATCAGAAATGGTGCTGACGTTGCAAAGGCCATTGCTTTAGGTGCTGATGCAGTTTACATAGCAACATCTGCTCTGGTTTCACTTGGATGTAGAGTTTGCCAGACATGTTACACAGGAACATGCAGAAAAGGAATTGCAACCCAAAATCCTCAGCTTAGAAGACGTTTAGATTACATAGAAGGAGGTAAACAGGTTGCAAGATACATAGAAGCTATGACTGAAGAAGCTTGTATGTTGACCCAGCAGGCAGGAAACACTGACCTGCAGAAACTTGAAAAAGATGATTTAAGGGCACTAACGGTCGAATCATCACTTTTAACCGGCGTTAAAATGGCCGGATTAGAGGCTCCTGTTAAATATTAACAGGAATCACTTGAAAATCCCTCAAAAATCCATAGGTTTTTTGGGCCCTCGAAATTCATAGAATTTCGGGGCATGTAAAAACATTCGGTTTTTACGGTTGTGAAGCTTGCTTCACAAACACCGAAAATTTTTATAAAAATTTTCGAGTGTTCGGAAAATCCTTGATTTTCCTCAACCTCAAAAATCGAAGTTAGAGAAAAATGTTAGCAAAATCTCTCAAACCCATCGGGTTTGGAGCACAAACCAAAGGTTTGTAAGCTACGATTTTGCTACATGTGAAAATTTTTAATTTTCACGGTTGCAAAACTCAGTTTTGCAAACAGCAAAAACAGAGTTTCCGCATGCTATCGAAATCTTAGATTTCGATGCTCTCAAACACTCCGTGTTTGGAGCCACGAAACTACGTTTCGTATGGCACCGAAAATCGTAGATTTTCGAGTGCTATGCATTTTTCTATGTTTGCGAATTTTCAATTCGCAACCGTAAAAATCGCAGATTTTTACATGCCGGAGGAAACTTGTTTCCTCGGCAACTTGCCTGCTTCGTATTTGAGGGTTCTTTTTTTACTTATTTTTTTATAACATACTAACTTCTTTGAAATTTACAGTTAATCTAAATCTACATACATTTTATAAACTTATTATAATACCTATTCACTGCTTAAAAGCTATTTTTGAGATATCTGATCAACTATCACCACAAAAGATATATATGATGCTGTAAGACTCTTAATATCGGAAATCGGTTTCCTACACCCCCCTTCCGTCGGAATACGGAAACACTGTTCCGGTGAATGAAATGTATAAATTTCAAATTCAATGTATTTTACATCTATAAAATCAGAATAGAATAATTGGAGGAAAAATTGTATGATTCTTGATAGTGGTGATACAGCGTGGATGTTAATATCCACTGCACTCGTAATTCTAATGACGATTCCTGGTGTAGCCCTATTCTACGGAGGTTTAATCAGGAAAGAAAATGTTTTAAACACTATGCTACTTTCTTTTGTTACCTTTGCAATAGTAAGCGTTCTATGGTTTATTTACGGTTACGATCTAACATTTGGTGCGGATATGTGGGGAGTAATAGGCAGCATTACAAACCCGGTATTCAATGGCGTACTTGAATCAAAATCTCTTGCAACTTTAGCCCCTACTATACCCACAGGCCTTTATGCAATATTCCAAATGACATTTGCAGCTATTACAGTAGCACTTATATCCGGTGCTGTAGTTGAAAGAATGAAATTTTCAGCATGGCTTGCATTTGTACCAGTATGGCTTACACTTGTTTATGTGCCTGTAGCTCACTGGATGTGGGGAGGCGGGTTCCTTGCACAGATGGGTGCTCTTGACTTTGCAGGAGGTATAGTTGTACACTTAACCAGCGGTATAGCTGCTCTTGCACTTGTTCTTGTCCTTGGGGCAAGAAAAGATATAAGATTACTTCCTCATCACTTAGGATATTCCGTAATGGGGGCTGGACTACTTTGGTTTGGTTGGTTCGGATTTAACGCAGGATCAGCATTATCTGCAGGGAACTTAGCAGTTTCTGCCATGATTGTAACCAATACCTCTGCTGCAGTAGGTATGATTGCATGGATGCTTATGGATAAATTAAAAACAGGAAAACCTACTTTACTTGGCGCATTATCAGGTGCAATTGCAGGACTCGCATCTATAACACCTGCAGCAGGATATGTAAATGTTACAGCAGCAATAATAATCGGTTTCTTTGCATCAATATTTGCATACAATGCAGTATCCTGGTTAAAACCACGCCTTGGTTACGACGATGCTTTAGACGTATTTGGTATTCATGGAATATGCGGTATCACTGGTGCCGTTGCAATTGGTATATTCGCAAATCCTCTTATAAACAGCGTTACCACCGGAGGTATTCTCTTTGGAAATTTCAATTTACTAGGAGTCCAACTTTTAGCTGTTGCAGTTGTTGCAGTTTATTCATTTGTACTCACTGTTGTTATTGCTAAAATAATCGACAAAATCATCGGACTTAGAGTTACAGATGAACATGAGGTACAGGGTCTTGATGTTAACCTTCATGAGGAATCCGGCTACAGATTATCTTAGGTACATATAAATGGGCAAATACCTAAATAATGGAAATATACTGGAAATAGAAGTAGTGAGTTGTGAAAAATGAAAAAGATACTAGCCATCATAAGACCTGATAAACTGGAAGCTGTGAAAAATGCTCTTGAGAAGATTGGATGCCATGGGATGACTGTAAGAGACGTAAAAGGCCGCGGTCGACAGCTTGGAGTTACAGAAAACTACAGAGGTCGGGATTACAGAATAGACATTCTCCCAAAGACTGAAATTGAAATAGTCACTCGAGAAACAGACGTTGAAGGTATAGTCCAGGCCATAATAGAAACAGCTAAAACTGGAGATATTGGAGACGGAAAAATATTCATATCATCAGTTGAAGAGGTTATAAGAATCAGAACTGGAGAAAGAGGAGACAAAGCAATTTAACTTGCTCAATCCCGATTTGATCTCAAACACACTTAGTGTTTGAGTATTTTTTATTTTTGTATTTAAATTCATTATTTTTTTTAAACTATTTAATAACTTTCTGAATTAATTAAAGAAAATTCTCGCTTTAATATAGTAATTACTTAATTTCTAGAAACATTTATATATTTTAAAATTTAATAGTAAACCGGAAGCATGTTTCCTTATTCCGGTATGAAAGAAAAGGAAATAAAATAAGGTAACAGCCCACGTAATTTAGAATTAAAAGGAAAATAGTAATTTAAAACAAACTTGTCATGATATAATACACATTATAACCCACATATCGTGTAAATTAGATTATTATAACAAAAAAATCACTAATCTATTTAATTTAGGAAAAAAGTAGGCATTTAAACCATATTTTTCTAAGTCAAATTGGTTAATTTGTATTAAAAAAACGATGATTAATCATGACAGTCGAAACTTTTATATGTGATTAAGTAGTAAGTTTTACTATCGGAAGGAGGTTTCCGACATCCGAATGTAGACTTAACATAGGATGGGGGTGTGAAATTATAAAACGCA
This Methanobacterium bryantii DNA region includes the following protein-coding sequences:
- a CDS encoding GltB/FmdC/FwdC-like GXGXG domain-containing protein, producing MSEIVIDANSKEPREINRAIKKAAKEYDKIIIKNPNAMHYMLAGLTDPVEVVIEGSAGYFAGTMIDGAKVHITENAGWFPADNMTGGEVIIDGAAGDGVGQGIYDGTVVVRRNVGSRTGEIMKNGTIIVGGNSGFMSGLFMMGGRIIVLGNISDDAGESIIRGTIYVLGDIKSLGKNAKIEEIDDEDKKELKELLPAYGFELEEGKYDEFRKIVPRSKRPFYGKDTEEG
- a CDS encoding glutamate synthase-related protein encodes the protein MPFKVEKNKELCRRNFDRPGCCWYMCDNRNEELCKNCYSCFNNCPHGVYEIIDDESYPIHHENCVGCRICEEMCPNNAIEVIAVPEDRRNVWSFADLVEINRKSTEGSYKVRGCGATRVIPTFDDLVIVPAQVSRPPIDKYREPCNTKVTLGSRYAENPIEIDTPIMIAAMSFGALSKEAKIALAMGATLAGTATNTGEGGMLPEERKYASKLIAQYASGRFGVSADYLNNSEAVEIKIGQGAKSGMGGHLLGEKVTADVSMIRKIPVGTDALSPARHMDIVGPEDLSMKIDQLREITDWKVPIIVKFTSGRVSDDVKIAAKAGADIIVVDGMQGGTGAGPEVVTEHSGVPTIAAIVEADEALKHVNLRKEVSLVAGGGIRNGADVAKAIALGADAVYIATSALVSLGCRVCQTCYTGTCRKGIATQNPQLRRRLDYIEGGKQVARYIEAMTEEACMLTQQAGNTDLQKLEKDDLRALTVESSLLTGVKMAGLEAPVKY
- a CDS encoding P-II family nitrogen regulator, which codes for MKKILAIIRPDKLEAVKNALEKIGCHGMTVRDVKGRGRQLGVTENYRGRDYRIDILPKTEIEIVTRETDVEGIVQAIIETAKTGDIGDGKIFISSVEEVIRIRTGERGDKAI
- a CDS encoding ammonium transporter is translated as MILDSGDTAWMLISTALVILMTIPGVALFYGGLIRKENVLNTMLLSFVTFAIVSVLWFIYGYDLTFGADMWGVIGSITNPVFNGVLESKSLATLAPTIPTGLYAIFQMTFAAITVALISGAVVERMKFSAWLAFVPVWLTLVYVPVAHWMWGGGFLAQMGALDFAGGIVVHLTSGIAALALVLVLGARKDIRLLPHHLGYSVMGAGLLWFGWFGFNAGSALSAGNLAVSAMIVTNTSAAVGMIAWMLMDKLKTGKPTLLGALSGAIAGLASITPAAGYVNVTAAIIIGFFASIFAYNAVSWLKPRLGYDDALDVFGIHGICGITGAVAIGIFANPLINSVTTGGILFGNFNLLGVQLLAVAVVAVYSFVLTVVIAKIIDKIIGLRVTDEHEVQGLDVNLHEESGYRLS
- a CDS encoding class II glutamine amidotransferase domain-containing protein gives rise to the protein MCGIAGVVFKDKKLHPVGEIMTRMLDALQHRGPDSAGFSIYGGLGLAENEYLLNIEVKEKPGLLDQVKEAVNTVTQIETEEIIPSVENYNIYRCKIALNSFEELKPLIMDVDKLEDVIVLNGSHSFEMIKDVGSVKEIADRYDTYSKMGTHAIGHTRFSTESIVDRYHAHPFQSYITADITVVHNGQITNYWKIRDPLERKGHIFETNNDTECIVHYIADKLHEGYKLEEALEQSVKDMDGPFSYIVGTPNGVGIAKDQLGLRPGVLAENDEVFAIASEEVSLRAVMDTHDIDQISPGETRAYTI
- a CDS encoding Coenzyme F420 hydrogenase/dehydrogenase, beta subunit C-terminal domain: MVGTPCQMVAATKMDKLLNEEFPVDIKIGLFCMENFSYSYMKEMLKEYDADMKDVLECRVEKGHVWFFLTEDRTVKIPLSKAKKCVRKNCTVCMDFTSELSDVSVGSVGSPEGWSTVIIRTEKGLKLIEAAEKDNYIQTKPIADSGLKIMEKLAKEKKSKSKEEIKKRERVGRPVLYRREIFGNEYENEVSNCTFHDLKGDVVDIGACVLCGACVYACPEEAVAIKDRKPELVGKCVEGCNACYVACPRTYIPDEILSKESDNKPFGDYIKIVSVKAPMVKGQDGGVATALLTYVLSSNIVDNAIIVDKSSIEPWKPEAKITDNIAEVLKASGTKYSACPIFKPLKESKEGGS